The genomic interval CAAACTTACTTAAAAATCATTGCAGAGGAAGGTCATTAGGTAGGATGATtgtaattttttaaaaattgagcgaaaaagttgtgtttgatgtaatttaattgtaCTTCTAAGTTGAAAATATGCGTTTGGTGTAAATGAAATTGTATCTACTTGCCCAAACAAGTTTTGTCACAGTCTTTAAATAATGCCATAatacacaaaagtgtgtgttttcttataccTCAGACACCTGGTAGTTAAACTATGGTCACAGGATTCCTAGTGCTTGCACCTGTTGGCTTGTAGAGAGACTTAAGTGAGGCCTTCTGATAGaggtgtaaatgtaacgtacATACTGAGAATACTtgaaaatgacaatgaatttgttttagagacaGAAGATAACTTATCAGTGCTTAAGAACAACCAGCAAGACCAAACCTTTGTTTCAACTTGAAAACAAGCACACTGAATGACAAAATTTACCTCAGAAGGACCACTGTTGGGACATTTTGGTGTAAATGGAACATACATCACCTTGGTTTTTTTACTGAGACCATACACAGCACATAATAATGCTAAAAACAGCACATAACAGTCTGTTGAGGGTTTATGAGCtaaataaaagagaaattaccctTGAAATGGACCTGCAGATCTTCGGAGCCTTCTgtatgttactttacaccatCCTTTTGTGTCAAGATGTACACACAACCAAAAAGGCACAACCATTAATTTAACCCTTTATTTTGACTTGAGACAGGTAGCTTAGAACAAACAAGTTAGAAATACTGTTTAACTGATGTGAGCATAGCCCATTAAATGTAAATTCAGTACCTTGTACTTGCtgtttggtgtaaagtaacgtGCAGATCATGGGTAAAATTAACATTTGGTACCGTAGTGGAGTACCAACCTGACTTAATTCTATCGTGAAAAGGATTTGTTATGATTTCTTGTTTGTAACTCAAAAAACTGCAGACCAAAATAgtgtaaaaatatttaaagagggtgatttgataataatttctaCACCGCTGACAGTGCTTTTTTCAAATTAAGTAATAACCTTATGATTGAGGTTAAGGTTTGCAAAACAAATGACATGAAAATTTACTGGAACCTTTTCTGCACTTCCATAGAGaatttcattgttttaaaaacagtgtAAATAGGTAAATGTTGAATTGTATCTTTGATTCTGGgctttggtgtaaagtaactaaCGGATAAATGATTTTGCTTATATTGAGACAGGAGAAACttttttcaagtgttgcttTAGTACAGATCAACTCTACATTCAGCCATCACGCAATTGGATAGTGAAACAGTTGCCTAAAGCTGAACCTAAGAAAATGACAGCACCTTAAAATTATGTtatggtgtaaatgtaacatacagtcatttgtgctttatctgcaaatatttgataaaccgaacacttgactggaaaataaaatgctgcAATTGAAGGACAGGAATACCGAGATGTTTATTCATGTAAATTTaaggaggtttaaaaaaaaagtctaaaaatTGTAACACTTTTTAGACTCCTTGGCAGATTCTTGGCCATATATATGCTTGTCTTTAGTCCTGCAGTCAGTTTCTGTAATTGTGCATTTTTTATCTACCAATGTTTGTTGTGTACAAAAGTGTGCAAACTAAAAGAGCAGGTTGGTGCAGAAATATCAAATAAGAATACTTTGAAGCATTGCTCAAAGTCTAAGTCAGAGAAGTGCGAATATTATCTCTGTTAGTCAGGTACTAAATGATGTTTGaaaaatctgtttgatgcaggTCGGCAGCCTTTTTCCACCTGAAGCAGTTCCAGTGCAGTCTGACAGACATTGACAATGCTATCCAGGCAGGTTTCCCCGCTGGCTCACTGCACAAACTGCTTGACCGCAAAGGAAAGTGTTGCCTTTTCCTCAAGCGCAAACAGGCTGCCATTGAGGCCTTTGAAGAAGCCAAACAAGTCTTGGTGGCAGACCCTAACATTCAGGATAAAGGCAGGCAAGATCTGATCAGACTGACTGACCAGTTCATCAATAAATGCAAGAGCCTCCAGGGAGCATCCGTGGAAAACTCTGACACCGAGATCCACGAGCCTTTGCCCACACTGTTGAAACGCAGCAGTCAGATGCCCTGCGCTGCTGATTTCCTGGAGATCAAGGATGAGGCGGGTCGTGGGCGGGGTTTGTACGCTTCGAGGGACATCAAGGTGGGTGAGGTCCTGATCGTGGAGAAACCATACACATCCATTGTGTTGAGCGACCATCATCTGAGCCACTGCCACCACTGCTGTTCTCGCTGCTTTGTACCACAGCCCTGTGCAGGATGTGTGGATGTTGTGTTCTGTAGTTCACAGTGTCGTCAGGCTGCACAAGATAGTCATGCTGCAGAGTGCCAGCTGATGGATGCCATTCACACGGCAGATGTGAGACTGGGTCACCTGGCTTATAAGATGGTGGCCAAAGCCGGTTATGCTTATTTGATGGAACAGCGGAATGTACTTGAAAATCTTGGTCAGGTTGAGGCATCAATGTTGGGGTGTGATGAAAATGGGGTGTATGACTCTCAGAACTATGCAACCATGTACCACCTGGTGGGTCACTGCGACAAGCGCACAGTGGAGGACATGTGGCCGCGCACCATCAATGCTGCCTTCATGGTGAAGTGTCTGCAACAAACCAGCTTCTTCCCACAGTGGACGGAGGGCGATCAGCAGGCGGCAGAGAAGCGCTTTCAGGACGTGTGTTACATTGGCAGCCACATTCTGCGACACCTGATGATGCTTCCTTGCAACGCCCACGAGGTGTCGGAAATGGGTGTCAACTGGCAGGAACCATCGCAGTCCAAAACATTGGAGATCGGCTCTGCCATCTACCCTGTTCTCAGTCTCATCAACCACTCCTGCGACCCGTCAGTGGTGCGTCACTCCTACGACGATGTATGCGTGGTGCGCGCTATCCGGGGCATCGCTGAAGGGGAGGAGCTGTGTGACAACTATGGAGCGCTGTACCCAGTGATGGACAGAGCCGCTCGACAGGCGCACCTCCTCAAGCAGTACTACTTCACCTGTTCTTGTCAAGCCTGTGTCAACAACTGGCCCATGTACATGGAAATCCCCAAGGAAGTGATGGAGTTTTACTGTGACAAGTGCCGCGGTCCTGTGCCTGTGCCGGGCATCCAGCAGGCCAGCAAGACCGAAAGCATGGCGTGCAGGGACTGCGGTCAGCGACAGAACATCCGCAGCCTCATTCTCAAGGTGGGCAAACTGGAGCAAGGGTTTCAGGATGCTTTGTTCAAGGTCATCTTTGAAATGGATGTGGAGGGAGACACATTACCAAAGCTGGTGCAGTTCCTGAGAGTGGTGGACAAACACCTCCACCGCCCGGTCAGCTGCCACAACGACTGTCAAGAGGCCGTCAAAATGTGCTATGCTTTTAAGGCCAATGCATTTCCAAGAAAAAACAATCGTTCAGGTGCACAACAGAGATAATTTTCCTGAAGCCATCTGTTGTTATCCAGGCAATACAAAGATTTCCTTAGAATTTACAACAGCCTTTTTCTAATCTAGTAGAAAATGGAGAGATAATTATTGATACTAGATAACTCACAAAAGTGTGCCCACAATGGTGTTTTGTCTGTTCATAGAACAAGGCAACAAAATGCACATTCACTTTGCAAAAGGACATAGAACTAGCCCCAAAGATATATAGCTTCCCTACATGTCTGCAGTGGAGTTTTTTTTAACTGGAGGAAAAAGAAGCAGCAACAGCCACACATCGCACCCAACATAAAATCTTCTTTTCCCGTAAAATAGTCAGTCTTTTGCCTATGCTTTTTTGTTAGAGCTTGTCAGATCTTCAGTCTGCCCCATGCATGTACCTCACTCACACGGCCCTTGAgccactttcttttctttatttggtgtttaacgtcgttttcaaccgttcaaggttatatcgcgacggggaaaggggggggggggggggggatgggatagagccacttgttaattgtttcttgttcacaaaagcactaatcaaataattgctccaggggcttgcaacgtagtacaatatatgaccttactgggagaatgcaagtttccagtacaaattaGGACTTAagttaacatttcttacatactgcttgactaaaatctttacaaacattgactatattctataataataataataataataataaataacttttctacagcgcgagtcccatcaattggctccaggcgctttgcaaattcattatagaataaactagcacaaatcaacaagcatacaaagcatacatttaactgagacataacaccaagatcccaagcactaagcaaaatttagcgtacaatgttaaaagtacacgcacacacacacacacacgcacgcgcacacacaaagataccattgacaaatagaccataaagcacatgcagggtagagagttccaaaacagaatagagttgttgagagtctactcaggctaagcaaaggctttacgaaacaggtatgttttgagttgtgttttgaaggaggaaaggctgctggagtcacggatagaacttggaagcgagttccagacggtcggaatctggtacctaaaggttctttcaccaaaggtcttggtcctggttttggggatgcgaaggagtttttcagaggaggatctgagagaacgggatggctcgtagatactgagggaatgggacaaataggggggaagtgatttctcaaaacagtggtaccctaacagagccagcttgtactcgattctatacttcataggaagccagtgaagggtggtaagtaggggagtgacatggtctttcttagacttctgcagaatgagccttgcagcactgttctggactctctgtaagcgatcaagttcttcagtggggaggccggcaagcaatgagttgcagtagtcaagtcgactcgggatcagagaggagacaagttgaacagtggcttggagtgtcaggaatgatctgacagaggaaatcttgcgcaactcaaaaaaggcacatttacaaacaaaactaatgtgtttttgcattgtcagagcacttaacaagggtaaaaggagaaacagaatccgttagtcgcgggtaaattcttccccctaacccgcggggggaccttGAGCCACGACTGAACTCACCGGAACTGAATAGAGTTAACACATCCCACTTTCATCCATCTTGATGGCCACTACCACAGTCAAATATAAATCTTCAGGCACACCTAGTCTAGTGAAAAGCATTTAAGTTATTGTGCTAGAGAGAAGCTTACCGGTGAGCTGTGAATATTAGGTTTTGCTCGTATACGCGTAGCTGTTTGAATTTTTGTAGGCTCTGACTAGAACTGAGGTTGTTAAAAATGCTGGTTCTTTTGACGGGTTGATAATGTGTTCCCAAACTATAAATATGGGTAATGAAGtatgatgtgtgtttgtgtgctgatAGTGTTAAGTTCCTAATAAATATGTGCATAAGAAAAcataattttttaatttatgaCTGGCCAAACCTAattatgagtgtttgtgtgtgtgtgtgtgacatgtaaTCGTGGTCCTCAATTCATCcattaccgccctgatatggcccttcgtggtcggctgggcgttaagcaaacaaacaaacaaacaaaattcatcCATTTTCTCCATGTCTTCACTTTTCATTAAACTGTTGATCACACTCTCTATCATTCTTCATTTACATTTATTCTTTTTCGCAGACATCCTAATATAAAACTcatctcaactcaactcaacttaTGCTGGATGGATGacacaacctcacacacacacccacacacaccacaccaagCACATCGGAAACAGGTAGACAGCCAACTTTCCAACATCCGGAATAAAAGCAAGATGAGGGTAACGGTGCTATTTCACTTGCATGATTACTTGGTAATGGTGTTAGAGAGAAGGTGAATCTTTGGATTACCTGTACGGCCATTTCTAATCATCATGTAGCTTTACTCCCTCTTTGAAGCACTCTGAATTGGAAGTATCATGCAGTCAGATTGTGTGAGGGTATTAAAAACTACCACTTATTTAGGTTTCGATCATTATCTTAGAAATTAGCACTTTCGTTACTGCAGCCTCATCAGTCCTTGAACTTGCAGAAAATttcaaataaaaataattttttcaCTTTTGCAAGGGGTAGACTCGAGCCTCAGAGCgcaaaaaaaggacaacagggGTATCAAAacacggaggggggggggggggggggggcggggagggggaACGCACAAGTAAATTGTACATATACTCGCAAGAATTTATGAAAAAGTGTTCAGCAACTTTAACAGTTTAAGCTGGGTTTCAGTCCCACAGATTCTTTattttgagcacatttttaaCATTACACCAACaaactttatatttttgaattcaagagaaaatgaaaaaaatacgGTAATGTCTTGTGTGAATATTGCTTCTAGATAAAAAGAAATTCAATTTTGGGCATAAATCAGTTGAATAACAGTACATATCATACAGGATTTTTAAGGCACAGTGGAAACCCCATTTTTAAGacatccaaaaatctgagaaaatcaatctgaagcgaaattactacatttagtcaatctgtcgaactcagagATTGAACTTGCcgcatttttcaccaagacaattcTCAACAGCGCTGTCGATTTCGTAGCCCGCACTCGCAGTGAAACGTTTGCGCTCAGAAAGTGACAACAAGCCAATATAGCGCGGTAGTGTAAAGCGCTTCACAGGAAAACATGcttttctctattctttttaactttctgagcttgttttaaatccaaacataacatatctatatctGTTTGGCATCGGATAAtgatcattttcattttcatattTTCTGAGCTTCTTATATATAGAGTGGTCCATAAAAAGtgccctattttctttttaatctcatttttgactgcgaagagagatttagaaaatttgttcaccaaacaatagcagaatgatgggagattatttcttttaaatttgGTAGAAACTAGTCTGTCCTCAGTAGTTGAGAATATGCTTAATATCCAGGCTCCTCCTCTTCGATCGTTGTAATGGCATTATCGGGCCGTTCTTCATGAGGATGGGGATGGGAATCGGGTGACAGTGAACACTGACAGATACATTGCACTCATGCAGACCAAGTTCATTCCTGCTCTAAGGAAAAAAGGGGGATTTAATATGAACAGTTATCCACCGCCCCATTGTTCAAACAGATCTTTGGAATTCCTCCGCTGATATTTCCCTGGTGATAGACTCATTTCATGACGCACTGACTTCCCTTGGCCACCCTACTTCCCTGATCTCAACTCACCTGACTACTTTCTGTGGGGGTACCTCAAGGACAGGATATACGGCACCCAAAAATCCCCAGACCCTGGCAGCTCTGAAAGACAACATCAGAAGGGAAATCGGGCGCATACCAGCTGACGTGATTGGACGAGTCATGGACAAGTTCAACGTTCGTGTTGCAACAGTTCTTCAACGACTCAGAGGAGCCTGAATAGAGCGTATCATCAACTACTAAGGACAGACCGGTTTCTACCAAATTTGCAAGACAATCTCCCATCGCAtgattctttcttttgttttgtgaacaaattttcttaatctctcttcgcagtcaaaaatgagatcaaaaagaaaatagggcccttttttggaccaccctgtatatggttttggaatcagaaaacgataaagaataagacaaattatttttgaattgattttttaaatctttagttttaattagaattttcaggtttttaatgaccaaactcattaatttgcCTCCAACCTGAAATgctataccgaagtccgggctttgtcgaagattgcttgatcaaaatgtcaatcaattttatggaaaaatgagggcgtgacagtgcctccTCACCTTTCactaaatgccggatatgacgtcatcaaagacatttatcggaaaaaacGGGAAAAAACGAGAGTgacatacccaggaactatcatgtgaagtttcatgaagatcggtccagcagtccaaaacttgacaaaatgtaaaaaggtctTGAAATGGTAAttaatttacagatgttatgaacagaaaatctgaaaactcaagatcttaaaaggggAAGTCTCATATTGGGAGGTCAGAAATGTCCACTGTAACAAGTTCAGAAATAGAATCCCCTAGTCCGGGTCGAGCAAAGGACTATAcgtcctaaaaaaaaaaaagaattatagGAGCTTAAAGCAGGTTGCAACAGTGTTGCCTCAACTtttttgaaacacacacacacaaacctcatCAATAAAGAgctatataaaaaaacaagaggcgaagccttcaaggctcacgtaagaaatcgacaaacagtaacacaaactcaatcactccgtcacacacacacacacacacacacacacacacacacacacacacacacacacacacacacacacacacacacacacacacagtaagcataggtgaaactgtgcaagaaagcgagacactagatctgccaactagtctcggcccgctcacaataacaatgaccgagactttcagtaattccttcgcgtgacgtctaaccctcttacgtcataatgtgacgtcttcaaatgttaaagtttctatcacacacgtcaaacacttttgaccgagacgtaatcttcttatgcgagctttatccatagactcggaaatgttaaagtttctatcacacacacacacacacacacacgcacgcacgcacgcacgcacgcacagacagacaaaagttagcatcgcataggctacacttacgtgagccaaaaaccaaacaaaacaaagaacagaGCTAGagggagtaaaaaaaaaaaggtccaaGCATATGCACTAAAAATCAGTATATATGTCAATGTTCCTTCAAATCCGTTCagtagtttttggctcacgtaagtgtagcctatgcgatgataaactttgtctgtctgtgcgtgcgtgcgtgcgtgcgtgcgtgcgtgcgtgcgtgcgtgcgtgcgtgcgtgcgtgtgtgtgtgtgtgtgatagaaactttaacatttccgagtctatggattacgtcagtctcggtcaaaagtgtttgacgtgtgtgatagaaactatttgaagacgtcacattatgacgtaagagggttagacgtcacgcaaaggaattactgaaagtctcggtcattgttattgtg from Littorina saxatilis isolate snail1 linkage group LG7, US_GU_Lsax_2.0, whole genome shotgun sequence carries:
- the LOC138970888 gene encoding SET and MYND domain-containing protein 4-like — encoded protein: MATSQYTPVSSVMPVEILQVNIEKMLKRNGKWEDFLTKLGDCHDDYERLQVVLGTEEVISHLPSQVEKRCKNLEQAESLRAKGNECFKSAKYAKALDYYSQAVRYAPHPSQDDSGSNMLALCFGNRSAAFFHLKQFQCSLTDIDNAIQAGFPAGSLHKLLDRKGKCCLFLKRKQAAIEAFEEAKQVLVADPNIQDKGRQDLIRLTDQFINKCKSLQGASVENSDTEIHEPLPTLLKRSSQMPCAADFLEIKDEAGRGRGLYASRDIKVGEVLIVEKPYTSIVLSDHHLSHCHHCCSRCFVPQPCAGCVDVVFCSSQCRQAAQDSHAAECQLMDAIHTADVRLGHLAYKMVAKAGYAYLMEQRNVLENLGQVEASMLGCDENGVYDSQNYATMYHLVGHCDKRTVEDMWPRTINAAFMVKCLQQTSFFPQWTEGDQQAAEKRFQDVCYIGSHILRHLMMLPCNAHEVSEMGVNWQEPSQSKTLEIGSAIYPVLSLINHSCDPSVVRHSYDDVCVVRAIRGIAEGEELCDNYGALYPVMDRAARQAHLLKQYYFTCSCQACVNNWPMYMEIPKEVMEFYCDKCRGPVPVPGIQQASKTESMACRDCGQRQNIRSLILKVGKLEQGFQDALFKVIFEMDVEGDTLPKLVQFLRVVDKHLHRPVSCHNDCQEAVKMCYAFKANAFPRKNNRSGAQQR